One Candidatus Tectomicrobia bacterium genomic window carries:
- a CDS encoding cytochrome C: MCAIIVTILLTAWSILVDAPLEEPANPSVTPNPSKAPWYFLGLQEMLVYFDPWVAGVVLPTLIIVGLMAIPFIDVNPKGNGYYTFGERRFAILTYLFGFLVLWVWLVVQGTFLRGPGWNFFMPWEEWDPHKVVALTNVDLPYLLGFRSYWGQAAVGAALIAAWYMTIPAWYVWRRRSLRNLGFVRYAIKSFLFVTMMGLVAKMALRIGLNVKYILVTPWFNI, encoded by the coding sequence ATGTGCGCGATCATCGTGACCATCCTCCTCACGGCGTGGTCCATCCTGGTGGACGCCCCGCTGGAGGAGCCCGCCAACCCCTCGGTGACGCCGAACCCCTCGAAGGCGCCCTGGTACTTCCTGGGCCTCCAGGAGATGCTGGTCTACTTCGACCCCTGGGTCGCGGGCGTGGTGCTGCCGACGCTCATCATTGTGGGCCTGATGGCCATCCCCTTCATCGACGTGAATCCCAAGGGAAACGGCTACTACACCTTCGGGGAGCGGCGCTTCGCCATCCTGACCTACCTGTTCGGCTTCCTGGTCCTGTGGGTCTGGCTGGTCGTCCAGGGCACCTTCCTGCGGGGCCCGGGCTGGAACTTCTTCATGCCCTGGGAGGAGTGGGACCCGCACAAGGTGGTGGCCCTGACCAACGTGGACCTGCCCTACCTCCTGGGCTTCCGCAGCTATTGGGGGCAGGCGGCCGTGGGGGCGGCGCTGATCGCGGCCTGGTACATGACCATCCCGGCCTGGTACGTCTGGCGACGCCGCTCGCTCCGGAACTTGGGCTTCGTCCGCTACGCCATCAAGAGCTTCCTCTTCGTGACGATGATGGGCCTCGTGGCCAAGATGGCGCTGCGGATCGGCCTCAACGTGAAGTACATCCTTGTCACGCCCTGGTTCAACATCTAG
- a CDS encoding bifunctional (p)ppGpp synthetase/guanosine-3',5'-bis(diphosphate) 3'-pyrophosphohydrolase: protein MPPVLTGRPPARIMDIVDLVEEYAPGYGDLLMRAYIFTAKVHRGQSRISGEPYISHPLEVARILAEMRQDPETVAAGLLHDTVEDTSTTLDDIQTLFGEHVASLVNGVTKLARIDLPNTQALQAENYRKMLIAMAHDIRVILIKLADRLHNALTLEYLPPKRRERIAQETAEIYAPLANRLGIGWLKGALEDIAFKHLHPEAYNEIDEKLREGMAEREAYLEEVKKQVEESLAKAGIAAAVTARFKLHSSIHRKMQTQNLDFHQVYDISGLRIIVNEIKDCYAVLGILHSLWRPIPGRFKDYIALPKANLYQSLHTTLMAGGGQRVEFQIRTKEMHRVAEEGIAAHWRYKEGEQIDSGVMDKFEWLRRIMESLQEETDPRNLVDSVKLNLFQDEVFVFTPRGEVRNFPRGATPVDFAYSIHTEVGHHCVGAKINGRIAPLNTRLENGDIIEILTNPHRTPTQDWLKFAVSARAKQKIRAWIRQAQRDRSISLGRELLDHELARFGVKPADYMKPASLLEAARSLGLQSEDDLFAMVGFGRTSARQVAGKLLPDELLRQTEKREKSRFRRLVARMSGKARPGIKVKGQDDILIRFAKCCDPIPGEPIMGFITRGRGVTVHAASCANVRSITTDEERLVEVSWGDVKKEDLYVVTLEVEAMDRPGVLAGLSAAIASCESNIVRVTAEAARSRAGIHLEVQVRDLDHLKEVMKKVRDVKGIVSVVRTGPRIPRDGVREMAGGE, encoded by the coding sequence ATGCCTCCCGTGCTCACCGGGCGCCCCCCCGCCCGCATCATGGACATCGTGGACCTGGTGGAGGAATACGCCCCCGGGTACGGCGATCTCCTCATGCGGGCCTATATCTTCACGGCCAAGGTGCACCGGGGGCAGTCCCGCATTTCGGGCGAGCCTTACATCTCCCACCCTCTGGAGGTCGCCCGCATCCTGGCGGAGATGCGCCAGGATCCCGAGACCGTCGCGGCCGGGCTCCTGCACGACACGGTGGAGGACACCTCCACCACGCTGGACGACATCCAGACCCTCTTCGGCGAGCACGTGGCCTCCCTCGTCAACGGCGTGACCAAGCTCGCCCGCATCGACCTGCCTAACACCCAGGCCCTCCAGGCCGAGAACTACCGCAAGATGCTGATCGCGATGGCGCACGACATCCGCGTCATCCTCATCAAGCTGGCCGACCGGCTCCACAACGCCCTCACGCTCGAGTACCTGCCGCCCAAGCGCCGGGAGCGCATCGCCCAGGAGACGGCGGAAATCTACGCCCCCCTGGCCAACCGGCTGGGCATCGGCTGGCTGAAAGGCGCCCTGGAGGACATCGCCTTCAAGCACCTCCATCCCGAAGCCTACAACGAGATCGACGAGAAACTCCGTGAGGGGATGGCCGAGCGCGAAGCCTATCTCGAGGAGGTCAAGAAACAGGTCGAGGAATCCCTCGCGAAGGCGGGCATCGCCGCTGCCGTGACGGCCCGCTTCAAGCTCCACTCCAGCATCCACCGCAAGATGCAGACCCAGAACCTCGACTTCCATCAGGTATACGACATCAGCGGCCTGCGGATCATCGTGAACGAGATCAAGGACTGCTACGCCGTCCTGGGCATCCTTCACTCGCTGTGGCGGCCCATCCCCGGGCGCTTCAAGGACTACATCGCCCTCCCCAAGGCCAACCTCTACCAGTCCCTCCACACCACCCTCATGGCGGGCGGGGGCCAGCGGGTCGAGTTCCAGATCCGCACCAAGGAGATGCACCGCGTGGCGGAAGAAGGCATCGCCGCCCACTGGCGCTACAAGGAAGGCGAGCAGATCGACTCGGGCGTCATGGACAAGTTCGAGTGGCTCCGCCGCATCATGGAGAGCCTCCAGGAGGAGACGGACCCGCGCAACCTCGTCGACTCCGTCAAGCTCAACCTCTTCCAGGACGAGGTCTTCGTCTTCACCCCCCGCGGCGAGGTGCGCAACTTCCCGCGCGGGGCCACCCCCGTGGATTTCGCCTACTCCATCCACACGGAAGTCGGCCACCACTGCGTGGGGGCCAAGATCAACGGGCGCATCGCCCCCCTCAACACGCGGCTCGAGAACGGCGACATCATCGAGATTCTCACCAACCCCCACCGCACTCCCACCCAGGACTGGCTCAAGTTCGCCGTCTCGGCCCGCGCCAAGCAGAAGATTCGCGCCTGGATCCGCCAGGCCCAGCGCGACCGCTCCATCTCCCTGGGGCGGGAGCTCCTCGACCACGAGCTCGCCCGCTTCGGGGTGAAGCCGGCCGATTACATGAAGCCCGCGAGCCTCCTGGAGGCGGCCCGGAGCCTCGGCCTCCAGAGCGAGGACGATCTTTTCGCCATGGTGGGCTTCGGCCGCACCTCGGCCCGGCAGGTCGCCGGGAAGCTCCTTCCGGACGAGCTCCTCCGCCAGACCGAGAAGCGCGAGAAGTCCCGGTTCCGGCGCCTCGTGGCCCGGATGAGCGGCAAGGCCCGCCCCGGCATCAAGGTCAAGGGGCAGGACGACATCCTCATCCGGTTCGCCAAGTGCTGCGACCCGATCCCGGGCGAGCCCATCATGGGCTTCATCACGCGGGGCCGGGGCGTGACGGTCCACGCCGCGAGTTGCGCCAACGTGCGCTCCATCACGACGGACGAGGAACGGCTGGTGGAGGTCTCCTGGGGTGACGTGAAGAAGGAGGACCTCTACGTCGTCACCCTCGAGGTGGAGGCCATGGATCGGCCGGGCGTGCTGGCCGGCCTGAGCGCGGCCATCGCCTCCTGCGAGTCGAACATCGTCCGGGTGACGGCCGAGGCGGCGCGGTCGCGCGCGGGCATCCACCTGGAGGTGCAGGTCCGGGACCTGGACCATCTCAAGGAGGTGATGAAGAAGGTCCGGGACGTGAAGGGCATCGTGTCGGTCGTCCGGACCGGGCCCAGGATACCGCGGGACGGGGTGCGGGAGATGGCCGGCGGCGAATAA
- a CDS encoding c-type cytochrome, protein MPSRDFKPPEERTSPVPFFILGIVMVAFTFWTVWDETFTRRPWKSYQKQFNTYEQALVEKLLSEVHKESGGKIAGLDKRIAELTQKLNGDPELQRMFQELDRQKIDTFEKVQEFGFAKAVYDQSFFEYQEAIRQGRDTTRERRDVEAHRKELQRLQPIAEKAEAALAEIEAKIAAGRRPLVEAERERREAAKDLADLERRLSSIRARTYEVKQAVYREYDRNSFNEPVMRVDRCQTCHLAIDRAGFEKAPQPFRSHPHPELYLGKHDPEKVGCTSCHGGQGSAITSVEKAHGHVTFWEDPLLKGPEVQTKCRTCHAQVTNIPEAPHVSRGISLVRELGCFGCHTIPGTQDIRKAGPDLSRIQEKVYPGWLPGWIKRPRDYNARTKMPFFSLEDQEAFDIATFIWGTGQWKEPSQKPEGLNDPALIQQGKELFESVGCLGCHVRDDEDRKAGKPIEGVSGRPIVFRNRDFAPALGKIAQKVQPDWLVRWLKNPQNYWHETTMPSLRLSDQEANAVAGYLLSLSSPDPKVVSARLGDQAAYERGKKLVAKRGCFGCHDIPGTEKLSKIGPDLSSFARKKNFELSFGNVVDIPKTWEAWTFAKLKNPKIYQTEREELLMPNFDLSDQEVTAIRTLLRSMDRHGAPHFATPAMNEREKRVEAGRRMMEKYNCIGCHVVENASGSGVLLGRYEDPGQGPPLLNGEGAKVQPDWFYKFLRNVVTLRPWLKVRMPSFSLPDPDAAALVDYFAALDNKMQPYVHFDRSAVTPQVAAAGKDLFQKAECLSCHGEFPPPQGQEPPTAPNLRFAKERLRPDWIIDWIRNPGRLQPGTKMPVFFPNAGLKLAIRQGTQGERDGDRWTYALEAGADVELQENQIVSLNIGGQSHVAKVKGVEGRKVTLTGLPDLGRTIGKAEVENHGDPIDPEVLGGDAYKQIQALRDYLMIEEKFAPPAKGGAPRAEGPSRPRS, encoded by the coding sequence ATGCCCTCGAGAGATTTTAAGCCGCCCGAGGAGAGAACCAGCCCCGTCCCATTCTTCATCCTCGGCATCGTCATGGTCGCATTCACTTTCTGGACCGTCTGGGACGAGACCTTCACCCGGCGGCCGTGGAAGTCCTATCAAAAGCAGTTCAACACCTATGAGCAGGCCCTGGTCGAGAAGCTCCTGTCCGAGGTCCACAAGGAGTCGGGAGGAAAAATCGCCGGCCTCGACAAGCGGATCGCCGAGTTGACCCAGAAGCTGAACGGCGACCCCGAGCTTCAGCGCATGTTCCAGGAGCTGGACCGGCAGAAGATCGACACATTCGAGAAGGTCCAGGAGTTCGGGTTCGCCAAAGCCGTCTACGACCAGTCCTTCTTCGAGTACCAGGAGGCCATCCGCCAGGGCCGCGACACCACGCGCGAGCGCCGCGACGTCGAGGCGCACCGGAAGGAGCTCCAGCGCCTCCAGCCTATCGCGGAAAAGGCGGAGGCCGCCCTCGCCGAGATCGAGGCGAAGATCGCCGCCGGGCGCCGGCCGCTGGTGGAGGCCGAGCGGGAGCGCCGCGAGGCGGCCAAGGACCTCGCCGATCTCGAGCGCCGCCTCTCGTCCATCCGCGCGCGCACCTACGAGGTGAAGCAGGCGGTCTACCGCGAGTACGACCGGAACAGTTTCAATGAGCCGGTCATGCGGGTGGACCGCTGCCAGACCTGCCACTTGGCCATCGACCGGGCCGGCTTCGAGAAGGCGCCGCAGCCCTTCCGAAGCCATCCCCATCCCGAGCTCTACCTGGGCAAGCACGATCCCGAGAAGGTCGGGTGCACCTCCTGCCACGGCGGCCAGGGATCGGCCATCACCAGCGTGGAGAAGGCGCACGGCCACGTCACGTTCTGGGAGGACCCCCTCCTCAAGGGTCCCGAGGTTCAGACCAAGTGCCGCACCTGCCACGCCCAGGTCACGAACATCCCCGAGGCGCCCCACGTCTCCCGCGGAATCTCCCTCGTCCGCGAGCTGGGCTGCTTCGGTTGCCACACCATCCCCGGGACGCAGGACATCCGCAAGGCGGGGCCCGACCTCAGCCGCATTCAGGAGAAGGTGTATCCGGGCTGGCTGCCCGGCTGGATCAAGCGGCCCCGCGACTATAACGCGCGGACCAAGATGCCCTTCTTCAGCCTCGAGGATCAGGAGGCGTTCGACATCGCCACCTTCATCTGGGGCACGGGCCAGTGGAAGGAACCCTCCCAGAAGCCCGAGGGCCTGAACGACCCCGCCCTCATCCAGCAGGGGAAGGAGCTCTTCGAGTCGGTCGGCTGCCTCGGCTGCCACGTGCGGGACGATGAGGACCGCAAGGCCGGGAAACCCATCGAGGGGGTGAGCGGCCGCCCCATCGTCTTCCGCAACCGCGACTTCGCCCCCGCCCTGGGGAAGATCGCCCAGAAGGTGCAGCCCGACTGGCTCGTGAGGTGGCTGAAGAATCCCCAGAACTACTGGCACGAGACGACCATGCCCAGCCTCCGGCTCTCGGACCAGGAGGCGAATGCCGTCGCCGGCTACCTCTTGAGCCTCTCATCCCCGGACCCGAAGGTGGTTTCCGCCAGGCTGGGCGATCAGGCCGCCTACGAACGGGGCAAGAAGCTGGTGGCCAAGCGGGGCTGCTTCGGCTGCCACGATATCCCGGGGACCGAGAAGCTCTCGAAGATCGGGCCGGACCTCTCCAGCTTCGCCCGCAAGAAGAACTTCGAGCTCTCGTTCGGCAACGTGGTGGACATCCCCAAGACGTGGGAGGCCTGGACCTTCGCGAAGCTGAAGAACCCCAAGATCTACCAGACCGAGCGCGAAGAGCTACTCATGCCGAACTTCGACCTCTCGGACCAGGAAGTCACCGCCATCCGGACCCTGCTGCGCTCCATGGACCGCCACGGCGCCCCTCACTTCGCCACGCCGGCGATGAACGAGCGCGAGAAGCGGGTCGAGGCCGGGCGGCGGATGATGGAGAAGTACAACTGCATCGGCTGCCACGTGGTCGAGAACGCCTCCGGCAGCGGCGTCCTCCTCGGGCGCTACGAGGACCCGGGTCAAGGGCCCCCGCTCTTGAACGGCGAGGGCGCCAAGGTGCAGCCCGACTGGTTCTACAAGTTCCTGCGGAACGTGGTCACCCTCCGGCCCTGGCTCAAGGTGCGGATGCCCAGCTTCTCCCTGCCCGACCCGGACGCCGCCGCGCTCGTGGACTACTTCGCCGCGCTGGACAACAAGATGCAGCCCTACGTCCACTTCGACCGGTCGGCGGTGACGCCCCAGGTAGCCGCGGCGGGCAAGGATCTCTTCCAGAAGGCCGAATGCCTCTCCTGCCACGGGGAGTTCCCCCCGCCACAGGGCCAGGAGCCCCCGACGGCGCCCAACCTGCGCTTCGCCAAGGAACGCCTGCGGCCGGACTGGATCATCGACTGGATCCGCAACCCCGGCCGGCTCCAGCCGGGCACCAAGATGCCCGTCTTTTTCCCCAACGCGGGCCTCAAGCTGGCCATCCGCCAGGGCACGCAGGGCGAGAGGGACGGAGACCGCTGGACCTATGCCCTCGAGGCCGGGGCCGACGTGGAGCTCCAGGAGAACCAGATCGTCAGCCTGAACATCGGCGGCCAGAGCCACGTGGCCAAGGTGAAGGGCGTGGAGGGCCGCAAAGTGACGCTCACCGGCCTGCCCGACCTGGGGCGGACCATCGGCAAGGCCGAGGTCGAGAACCACGGCGATCCGATCGACCCGGAGGTCCTGGGCGGGGACGCCTACAAGCAGATCCAGGCGCTCCGCGACTACCTCATGATCGAGGAGAAGTTCGCGCCTCCCGCCAAGGGCGGCGCCCCCCGGGCCGAAGGACCCTCGCGCCCCCGGAGCTGA
- a CDS encoding 4Fe-4S binding protein — translation MPHFIFDACIGCGVCEPVCPTDAISGVLRDIYKIEPGLCIDCGVCGKYCPAFAIQDNEGSVIQNIKHKEMPKAHVLEENCTGCIWCVDVCPFDCIRMAPSAVERDHSMVAVVDQSTCVGCRLCEEICNKGAIVVPRHEDEAEYMTPAMHAFVQAPLRAY, via the coding sequence ATGCCCCATTTCATCTTCGATGCCTGTATCGGCTGCGGCGTCTGCGAGCCCGTGTGCCCGACGGACGCCATCTCCGGCGTTCTCCGCGACATCTACAAGATCGAACCCGGCCTGTGCATCGATTGCGGGGTGTGCGGCAAGTATTGCCCGGCTTTCGCCATCCAGGACAACGAAGGCAGCGTCATCCAGAACATCAAGCACAAGGAGATGCCGAAGGCCCACGTCCTGGAGGAGAACTGCACCGGCTGCATCTGGTGCGTGGACGTGTGCCCCTTCGACTGCATCCGCATGGCCCCTTCGGCCGTCGAGCGCGACCATTCCATGGTGGCGGTGGTGGACCAGAGCACCTGCGTGGGCTGCCGGCTGTGCGAGGAGATCTGCAACAAGGGGGCCATCGTCGTCCCCCGGCACGAGGACGAGGCCGAGTACATGACGCCGGCCATGCACGCGTTCGTCCAGGCCCCCCTGCGGGCCTACTGA
- a CDS encoding NAD-binding protein — translation MDILRHRLLFPAILLLMVLSLGVAGYMIVEKWKFIDALFMTVISLTTVGYGETNPLTTNGRIFTMFLLLSGMGVLAYGIGTVTAFFVEGHLSDILRERKMLKRIQRLRDHIILCGYEGEGHYVLEELVKTKTPHVVIARDLVRLKQMFPSEALCLEGDPSKEGMLAQANIERAQVLISAMPTDHENLLVVLSARGMSPRIRIITCVYDRENLHKFQRVGANGTVMGTFIGGLRMVSEAIRPTVVSFLDQMLRDIDKTIRIEEVIVPDADCAWAGKPLSEIDFPARTGLVVIAVKSIRTQRYIYNPRGNYVLNAGDVLIVIGETSQTLEMKRLLGHEIAADGEEPEEEVPAAPGERA, via the coding sequence ATGGACATACTTCGCCACCGCCTGCTTTTCCCGGCCATCCTCCTGTTGATGGTCCTCTCCTTGGGCGTCGCCGGCTACATGATCGTCGAGAAGTGGAAGTTCATCGACGCCCTGTTCATGACGGTGATCTCCCTCACGACCGTGGGGTACGGCGAGACCAACCCGCTCACGACGAACGGCCGGATTTTCACCATGTTCCTCCTGCTCAGCGGAATGGGCGTCCTCGCCTATGGGATCGGGACCGTCACCGCTTTTTTCGTCGAGGGGCACCTGTCGGACATCCTGAGGGAACGGAAAATGCTGAAGCGCATCCAGCGCCTGAGGGATCACATCATCCTTTGCGGCTACGAGGGCGAGGGGCACTACGTCCTGGAGGAGCTCGTCAAGACGAAGACCCCCCACGTCGTCATCGCCCGCGACCTCGTCCGCCTGAAGCAGATGTTCCCGTCCGAGGCCCTCTGCCTCGAGGGGGACCCCTCTAAGGAGGGCATGCTCGCGCAGGCCAACATCGAGCGCGCGCAGGTGCTCATCAGCGCCATGCCGACGGACCACGAGAACCTCCTGGTGGTGCTGTCGGCCCGGGGGATGTCCCCGCGCATCCGCATCATCACCTGCGTCTACGACCGGGAGAACCTCCACAAGTTCCAGCGCGTGGGCGCGAACGGAACCGTGATGGGCACCTTCATCGGAGGTCTGCGCATGGTGTCCGAGGCCATCCGGCCCACGGTGGTTTCCTTCCTGGACCAGATGCTCCGCGACATCGACAAGACCATCCGCATCGAGGAGGTCATCGTTCCCGACGCGGACTGCGCCTGGGCGGGGAAACCGCTAAGCGAGATCGATTTCCCCGCGCGAACGGGCCTTGTCGTCATCGCGGTCAAGTCCATTCGCACCCAGCGCTACATCTACAATCCGCGCGGGAACTACGTCCTGAACGCCGGCGACGTCCTGATTGTCATCGGGGAAACCTCCCAGACCCTGGAGATGAAGCGCCTGCTGGGTCACGAAATCGCGGCGGACGGGGAGGAGCCCGAAGAAGAAGTCCCCGCCGCCCCGGGCGAACGGGCCTAG
- a CDS encoding endonuclease V: MGRPASLLLHSWSLTPAEAILLQRELRSRVSLEPRRRPPRTIAGADISMPRFGRRAAAAIVVCSLPGLAVVEESLASGELRFPYVPGLLSFREGPLLEAAFRGLKRRPDLLLVDGQGIAHPRGLGIASHLGLRLGLCTVGCAKSRLWGEETEPPPARGGWSPLKGPDGGVVGAALRTRAGVKPVYVSPGHGIDLEGAIRWTLAAAPRYRIPEPLRAAHERANAERRRLGL, encoded by the coding sequence GTGGGCCGGCCGGCCTCCCTCCTTCTCCATTCCTGGTCCCTGACCCCCGCCGAAGCCATCCTCCTGCAGCGGGAGCTCAGGAGCCGCGTCTCCCTGGAGCCCCGCCGCCGCCCGCCCCGCACCATCGCCGGGGCCGACATCTCGATGCCCCGCTTCGGCCGCCGCGCGGCGGCCGCCATCGTCGTCTGCTCCCTGCCGGGGCTGGCCGTGGTGGAGGAGTCCCTGGCGTCGGGGGAGCTCCGTTTTCCCTACGTGCCGGGCCTCCTCTCCTTCCGGGAGGGGCCTCTCCTCGAGGCCGCCTTCCGGGGGCTGAAGCGCCGGCCGGACCTCCTCCTGGTGGACGGGCAGGGGATCGCCCACCCCCGCGGGCTCGGCATCGCCTCCCACCTGGGCCTTAGGCTGGGCCTCTGCACGGTGGGGTGCGCCAAGAGCCGCCTGTGGGGGGAGGAGACGGAGCCGCCCCCGGCGCGTGGAGGGTGGTCGCCCCTCAAGGGCCCGGACGGAGGAGTGGTGGGCGCCGCCTTGCGGACGCGGGCGGGGGTCAAGCCCGTCTACGTGTCCCCGGGCCACGGCATCGACCTGGAGGGCGCCATCCGCTGGACCCTCGCGGCCGCGCCGCGCTACCGCATCCCGGAGCCCCTGCGGGCCGCCCACGAGCGGGCGAACGCGGAGCGGAGGCGCCTCGGGCTCTAG
- a CDS encoding restriction endonuclease: MLELIAFALILGFVLIIFVRRTTSNVALEADAERARGDEEIQVLRRMPGRAFESMLRELVESLGLRIVEVRWVNDEEIDILANNPAPVIGGEYIVHGILVPEGDFVSSIRVIGLSDTVRAERALKGILITTGYFTEEVQKYAEGAPMELINVSRLREILKENGILWPAA, translated from the coding sequence ATGCTCGAGCTGATCGCTTTCGCCCTCATCCTGGGCTTCGTCCTCATCATCTTCGTCCGGCGCACCACCTCCAACGTCGCTCTCGAGGCCGACGCCGAGCGGGCGCGGGGCGACGAGGAGATCCAGGTCCTGCGCCGGATGCCGGGGCGCGCCTTCGAGAGCATGCTCCGGGAGCTCGTCGAGAGCCTGGGCCTGCGGATCGTCGAGGTCCGCTGGGTGAACGACGAGGAGATCGACATCCTGGCGAACAACCCCGCCCCCGTCATCGGGGGCGAGTACATCGTGCACGGAATCCTGGTCCCGGAGGGGGATTTCGTCTCCTCCATCCGGGTCATCGGCCTCTCGGACACGGTCCGGGCCGAGCGGGCGCTCAAGGGCATCCTCATCACCACGGGCTACTTCACCGAGGAGGTCCAGAAGTACGCCGAGGGAGCCCCCATGGAACTCATCAACGTCTCGCGGCTGCGCGAAATCCTCAAGGAAAACGGCATCCTCTGGCCCGCCGCGTAA